The Halorussus salinus genome includes a region encoding these proteins:
- a CDS encoding FAD-dependent oxidoreductase: MGGASDDGTGANADEGSATDLLDETTVVVVGGGPAGCSAGVFTGRYGLDTTVFDRGNAALQRCAYLENYLGFPAGIDIDTFHELMHAHAEESGCDIVPETVVSVERDGEDGDDGDDDDNRDGDDESRFVVETQAGRRVRTEYVVVAAWYDGSYLRALGDDEMFEEHEHHGEVEERFDPEYADDDGRTPVDGLYVASPADARSAQAIVAAGNGAHVARHLIEDHRREQGYPEGVAAHYDWLRRDAEFSGEWADRDRWREWFENEVGDDYEVDDDRLADLRETYIDREFATRRTDEEVREQSERGLERLVEIVGTGRLLDAMDDETVAEYAAEAVDSRGE, from the coding sequence ATGGGCGGAGCGTCCGACGATGGGACGGGAGCGAACGCGGACGAAGGTTCGGCGACGGACCTCCTCGACGAAACGACGGTCGTCGTGGTCGGCGGCGGACCCGCGGGCTGTTCAGCGGGCGTGTTCACCGGGCGGTACGGTCTCGACACGACCGTCTTCGACCGCGGGAACGCGGCGCTCCAGCGGTGCGCCTACTTGGAGAACTATCTGGGCTTCCCGGCGGGAATCGACATCGACACCTTCCACGAGTTGATGCACGCCCACGCCGAGGAATCGGGGTGCGACATCGTTCCCGAGACGGTCGTCTCGGTCGAGCGCGACGGTGAGGACGGCGACGATGGCGACGACGATGATAACCGCGACGGCGACGACGAGTCGCGCTTCGTCGTGGAGACCCAAGCCGGTCGGCGCGTCAGGACCGAGTACGTCGTGGTCGCGGCGTGGTACGACGGGTCGTATCTCCGGGCGCTCGGCGACGACGAGATGTTCGAAGAACACGAGCATCACGGCGAGGTCGAGGAGCGTTTCGACCCGGAGTACGCCGACGACGACGGCCGGACGCCGGTGGACGGACTGTACGTCGCGTCGCCCGCCGACGCGCGAAGCGCGCAGGCCATCGTCGCCGCCGGGAACGGCGCGCACGTCGCGCGCCACCTCATCGAAGACCACCGACGCGAGCAGGGCTACCCGGAAGGCGTCGCCGCTCACTACGATTGGCTCCGTCGGGACGCGGAGTTCTCCGGCGAGTGGGCCGACCGGGACCGCTGGCGCGAGTGGTTCGAAAACGAGGTCGGCGACGACTATGAGGTGGACGACGACCGACTGGCCGACCTGCGCGAGACATACATCGACCGCGAGTTCGCGACGCGCCGGACCGACGAGGAGGTCCGCGAACAGTCCGAGCGGGGCCTCGAACGACTGGTCGAGATAGTCGGCACCGGACGACTCCTCGACGCGATGGACGACGAGACCGTCGCCGAGTACGCCGCTGAGGCGGTCGATTCGCGCGGCGAGTAG
- a CDS encoding zinc-dependent alcohol dehydrogenase family protein, whose translation MRAAVLREYGDLLEIEQVPDPDPDAHGVVIETEACGICRSDWHAWQGHGEWADDRVPEGQILGHEPAGRVVATGSAVERFAEGDRVAVPFNLGRGDCENCRNGHGNVCEDGIALGFEEAAPGAFAERVHVPYADYNAVALPENVSPVEMAGLGCRFATAYHGLAHRADVTPGDWVAVHGCGGVGLSAVHVADALGATVVAVDLSEEKLAKARELGADETVNAERVVDVPAAVRDLTDGGRGAHVSVDALGVAETCRNSVACLRKRGQHLQLGLTTDAERGEVSLPTDAMTMNEITFLGSRGMPPTRYGELLRMMDRGVVSPAELVTNEVALDAVPDRLAAMSDYGTVGIEVVTEF comes from the coding sequence ATGAGAGCCGCAGTCCTGCGCGAGTACGGCGACCTCCTCGAAATCGAGCAGGTCCCCGACCCCGACCCCGACGCTCACGGCGTCGTAATCGAGACCGAGGCGTGTGGCATCTGCCGGAGCGACTGGCACGCGTGGCAGGGCCACGGCGAGTGGGCCGACGACCGGGTCCCCGAGGGCCAGATTCTCGGCCACGAACCCGCCGGGCGCGTCGTCGCCACCGGCTCCGCCGTCGAACGATTCGCCGAGGGCGACCGCGTCGCGGTCCCGTTCAACCTCGGCCGAGGAGACTGCGAGAACTGCCGGAACGGGCACGGTAACGTCTGCGAGGACGGCATCGCGCTCGGGTTCGAGGAGGCCGCGCCCGGCGCGTTCGCCGAGCGGGTCCACGTCCCCTACGCCGACTACAACGCCGTCGCGTTGCCCGAGAACGTCTCGCCGGTCGAAATGGCCGGACTGGGCTGTCGGTTCGCCACGGCGTACCACGGGTTGGCCCACCGCGCGGACGTGACGCCCGGCGACTGGGTGGCGGTCCACGGCTGTGGCGGCGTCGGTCTCTCGGCGGTCCACGTCGCGGACGCGCTGGGCGCGACCGTCGTCGCGGTCGATTTGAGCGAGGAGAAGCTGGCGAAGGCCCGCGAATTGGGTGCCGACGAGACGGTGAACGCCGAGCGTGTCGTGGACGTGCCCGCGGCCGTCCGGGACCTCACCGACGGTGGTCGCGGTGCCCACGTCTCGGTGGACGCGCTCGGCGTCGCCGAGACCTGCCGGAACTCGGTCGCTTGCCTGCGAAAGCGCGGCCAGCACCTCCAGTTGGGGCTGACGACCGACGCCGAGCGCGGGGAGGTCTCGCTCCCGACCGACGCGATGACGATGAACGAGATTACCTTCCTCGGCTCGCGGGGGATGCCGCCGACCCGGTACGGCGAACTCCTCCGGATGATGGACCGCGGCGTGGTGTCGCCCGCCGAACTGGTCACGAACGAGGTCGCGCTCGACGCCGTGCCCGACCGCCTCGCCGCGATGAGCGACTACGGCACGGTCGGCATCGAGGTCGTCACGGAGTTCTGA